One Solanum pennellii chromosome 10, SPENNV200 genomic region harbors:
- the LOC107002616 gene encoding serine/threonine-protein kinase KIPK1 has product MGSFRANCEIVESKDEAELFQHSRRFNQVLEPDRKQQKPPLARKGAGKYIGDDINQLFESINVRTSKSLDLTDHVRRDASKRPMRGGGSNSPVTGFSDPVSLKQAFRGLCISQAAEMAAMRRLSKPPGSPSGLEPGRITCSSRFAGPSESGFLRSERLLQDESISGGLHKLSHNPHERYVKSANHSPRSSPRFAIKPFNMSQNGRVVPAESMSSSVPQHIQESRLKSPGQSAFSSPRYASKPSIKSTESISRQSERILSAENVLGSRKKDFLQPPEANMRSSNQTALSSPRIGDKPVTKQAESVVAQNERTGGAESISGFFNMIPDYPEPMKSPHQGAISSPRLVAAQALQLTTSSLQETKNAQASNYHEIKALGTASTKEKTQTAVPSSSSCESNNVVLVSGPKRSPDNQKRNVVTSFRVANKAALKLRRKGRSQTVPSSNVVKGNKESKSRRSTSRSIKPPVKNKSLVKKKLKEEVALAASTFNLCYEINDPTESPSQLICQRCQCTLEGAGKESSEEPAKQISGCMTVGASENSTSCAANGYNNSGPPVLKFNKTSKSREQGEFSQSSKSSIGDYSTSTTISEESNLSGSFSGNRPHMSKDGRWEAINQVRKHYGFLGLSHFNLLKKLGCGDIGTVYLAELLETNCLFAIKVMDNEYLARRKKLPRAQTEREILRILDHPFLPTLYAQFTSDNLSCLVMEFCSGGDLHVLRQKQPGRYFSEPAARFYVAEVLLALEYLHMLGVVYRDLKPENILVREDGHIMLTDFDLSLRCSVNPTLLQSSSLGVEAPRISGPCAGSNCIDPFCAGPSCQVSCFSPRVLPGTARARKLKAEAAASLNRSLPQLVVEPTEARSNSFVGTHEYLAPEIIKGEGHGSAVDWWTLGVFLYELLYGKTPFKGAGNEETLANVVLQNLRFPDSQIVSFQARDLIRGLLVKEPENRLGTETGAAEIKRHPFFDGLNWALIRCAVPPQVPGVTKVALEEKSKKFLECGSTGEHLEFELF; this is encoded by the exons ATGGGTTCATTTCGTGCTAATTGTGAAATTGTTGAGTCGAAGGATGAGGCTGAATTGTTCCAGCATTCGAGAAGGTTTAATCAAGTACTCGAACCGGACAGAAAGCAGCAGAAGCCTCCTTTGGCTAGAAAAGGAGCCGGTAAATACATAGGAGATGACATCAATCAGCTTTTCGAATCAATCAATGTAAGAACATCAAAGAGTCTGGATTTGACAGATCATGTAAGAAGAGATGCCTCAAAAAGGCCAATGAGGGGTGGTGGATCAAACTCTCCAGTAACAGGGTTTTCTGATCCAGTTTCTCTAAAGCAGGCATTTCGGGGTCTATGCATATCTCAGGCAGCTGAAATGGCTGCAATGAGGCGATTATCAAAGCCACCTGGCTCTCCTAGTGGTTTAGAACCTGGAAGAATTACATGTTCCTCCCGATTTGCAGGTCCTAGTGAATCTGGTTTTCTTCGATCAGAAAGACTATTACAAGATGAAAGCATTTCAGGAGGTCTCCACAAGCTGTCCCATAACCCCCATGAACGGTATGTTAAGTCAGCAAACCATAGTCCCCGTTCTTCTCCACGATTTGCCATTAAGCCATTCAACATGAGTCAAAATGGGAGAGTAGTGCCAGCAGAGAGCATGTCCAGCTCTGTGCCTCAGCACATCCAAGAATCCAGGTTAAAGTCACCAGGTCAAAGTGCGTTTTCGTCTCCACGATATGCTAGTAAACCGAGTATTAAGAGTACGGAGTCCATATCCAGGCAATCTGAGAGAATATTGTCTGCAGAAAATGTACTGGGCTCCCGTAAAAAGGATTTTCTACAGCCTCCAGAAGCCAACATGAGATCATCCAACCAAACTGCTCTCTCTTCACCTCGAATTGGTGATAAACCAGTAACTAAGCAAGCAGAATCAGTTGTAGCGCAAAATGAGAGGACAGGAGGCGCCGAAAGCATTTCTGGTTTTTTCAACATGATACCTGATTACCCAGAGCCCATGAAGTCCCCACACCAAGGTGCCATTTCGTCTCCTAGGTTGGTAGCTGCACAGGCTCTACAGTTGACAACTTCAAGCCTCCAGGAAACTAAGAATGCACAAGCATCAAACTATCATGAGATCAAAGCACTAGGAACAGCATCAACTAAGGAAAAAACCCAAACTGCAGTTCCTTCCTCATCTTCATGTGAGTCTAATAATGTCGTATTGGTGTCTGGACCAAAAAGATCGCCAGATAATCAGAAGAGAAATGTGGTTACATCATTTAGAGTAGCAAACAAAGCAGCTCTAAAGCTGAGACGTAAAGGCAGGTCGCAGACAGTGCCTTCGTCAAATGTAGTAAAAGGCAACAAGGAGTCCAAATCGAGAAGAAGCACCAGTCGTTCCATTAAGCCTCCAGTCAAAAACAAATCTCTTGTCAAGAAGAAATTGAAAGAGGAGGTGGCACTAGCAGCTAGCACTTTTAATCTATGCTATGAAATAAATGATCCAACAGAATCTCCTAGTCAACTTATCTGCCAGAGATGTCAGTGCACTCTCGAGGGTGCAGGGAAGGAATCTAGTGAGGAACCTGCTAAGCAAATCTCTGGATGTATGACCGTTGGAGCTAGTGAAAATAGCACTAGCTGTGCTGCTAATGGTTATAACAATAGCGGTCCCCCTGTCTTGAAATTCAACAAGACATCAAAATCTAGGGAGCAAGGCGAATTTTCTCAGAGCTCAAAGAGTAGTATTGGCGATTATAGTACTAGCACAACCATCAGTGAAGAGAGCAACCTAAGCGGCTCTTTTTCGGGGAACAGACCACACATGTCCAAAGATGGCAGGTGGGAGGCTATCAATCAGGTGAGAAAACACTATGGATTCTTAGGATTAAGTCACttcaatttgttgaagaagcttggTTGCGGAGACATTGGCACGGTGTATCTTGCTGAGCTGCTAGAAACCAATTGCTTGTTTGCAATAAAAGTTATGGATAATGAATATCTGGCAAGAAGGAAAAAGTTGCCGAGGGCCCAAACTGAAAGAGAGATTCTCCGGATCCTGGATCATCCTTTTCTGCCAACACTCTATGCACAGTTCACTTCAGATAATTTATCATGTTTAGTTATGGAGTTCTGTTCAGGTGGTGATTTACATGTCCTCCGTCAGAAGCAGCCAGGTCGATATTTTTCCGAGCCGGCAGCAAG GTTTTATGTTGCGGAGGTCCTCCTTGCTCTGGAGTATTTGCATATGCTAGGAGTTGTATACCGTGATTTGAAACCAGAAAACATTCTGGTTCGGGAAGATGGTCACATCATGCTTACTGATTTTGACCTCTCACTCAGATGTTCTGTTAATCCCACTCTTCTACAGTCATCCTCATTGGGAGTAGAAGCCCCGCGGATCTCTGGTCCATGCGCAGGATCCAACTGCATTGATCCATTTTGTGCTGGACCATCATGTCAAGTTTCTTGCTTTAGCCCCAGAGTTTTACCTGGCACTGCTAGAGCAAGAAAGCTAAAAGCTGAAGCTGCTGCATCTCTTAACAGATCATTGCCTCAGCTTGTGGTAGAGCCAACGGAAGCTCGGTCCAACTCGTTTGTAGGTACACATGAATACTTGGCTCCTGAGATCATCAAAGGTGAGGGCCATGGGAGTGCTGTTGACTGGTGGACACTAGGCGTTTTCCTTTACGAGCTTCTATATGGTAAGACACCCTTTAAAGGTGCTGGAAATGAAGAAACTTTGGCCAACGTCGTCCTGCAGAACCTCAGATTTCCCGACAGCCAGATTGTTAGTTTTCAAGCAAGGGATCTCATCAGAGGGCTGTTAGTAAAGGAGCCCGAGAATCGATTGGGAACAGAAACAGGTGCTGCTGAGATTAAGAGACACCCTTTCTTTGATGGCCTGAACTGGGCGTTGATACGCTGCGCCGTTCCACCTCAAGTACCTGGAGTAACAAAAGTAGCACTTGAGGAAAAGAGCAAAAAGTTTTTGGAGTGTGGTTCAACAGGAGAGCATCTGGAATTTGAGCTATTCTAG